In one Solanum dulcamara chromosome 1, daSolDulc1.2, whole genome shotgun sequence genomic region, the following are encoded:
- the LOC129891854 gene encoding uncharacterized protein LOC129891854 codes for MAGRKLMDKVHELEEFRLHAYANAELYKEKTKRWHDKHIVTRTFKPGQKVLLFNSHLRLFPGKLRLKWSGPFEVVRMSAHGAVDLWYRTKSTMFVVNVQQVKHYFGQNVDHEEEKIKLKNE; via the coding sequence ATGGCAGGTAGAAAGCTCATGGATAAGGTTCATGAACTGGAAGAATTCAGACTCCACGCATATGCGAATGCAGAATTGTATAAGGAAAAGACGAAGAGATGGCACGACAAGCACATTGTCACTCGCACATTCAAGCCAGGACAAAAGGTATTACTCTTTAACTCTCATTTGCGTCTCTTTCCAGGTAAGCTTCGATTGAAATGGAGTGGACCATTCGAGGTGGTGCGAATGTCAGCACATGGAGCCGTGGACCTATGGTATCGCACTAAATCGACCATGTTTGTAGTAAATGTCCAACAAGTGAAGCACTATTTTGGGCAAAATGTCGATCATGAAGAGGAAAAAATTAAGCTCAAGAATGAATGA